A window from Schistosoma haematobium chromosome 1, whole genome shotgun sequence encodes these proteins:
- a CDS encoding hypothetical protein (EggNog:ENOG410V6QF~COG:S), which produces MPPKKNEPSKKNVDKQKQKIVEDKTFGMKNKKGAKQQKFIQQVQKQVTQGNRSAKELEREKQSKEDKKKEKVELNELFKPVLELQKCAKGVDPKSVLCVFFKQGLCAKGDKCKFSHDLTVERKAEKRGIYSDSDKTDGTMDDWDINKLEEVISKKHDADNKGLPPSTIVCKYFIEAVENFKYGWFWECPNGKTCHYRHALPSGLLAFATNRSRFYLTTR; this is translated from the exons ATGCCCCCAAAGAAAAATGAACCTTCTAAAAAGAATGTGGACAAACAGAAGCAGAAAATCGTTGAA GACAAAACTTTtggaatgaaaaataaaaaagggGCTAAGCAACAAAAGTTCATCCAACAAGTACAAAAACAAGTTACCCAAGGTAACAGGTCGGCTAAAGAG TTGGAGCGTGAAAAACAATCGAAGGAAGACAAGAAAAAAGAGAAGGTCGAACTTAATGAATTGTTCAAACCTGTGTTAGAATTACAAAAGTGTGCGAAAG GAGTTGATCCAAAGTCAGTTCTGTGCGTCTTCTTCAAACAGGGTTTGTGTGCCAAAGGTGACAAGTGCAAATTCTCCCATGACTTGACTGTTGAACGGAAGGCTGAAAAGCGTGGGATTTATTCAGATTCTGATAAAACGGACGGTACTATGGATGACTGGgacataaataaattagaagAAGTTATTAGCAAAAAGCACGATGCGGATAACAAAGGGTTGCCACCGAGTACTATA GTATGTAAGTACTTCATTGAAGCAGTGGAAAATTTCAAGTATGGGTGGTTTTGGGAGTGCCCGAATGGAAAGACATGTCACTACAGACATGCCTTGCCTTCTGGTTTGCTTGCGTTTGCAACTAATCGTTCTAGGTTTTATCTTACAACGAGATAA